A stretch of DNA from Mesorhizobium onobrychidis:
TAGCGCCGCCACCACCGCCACCATGTCGGTGTCGCCGGCAAGATGCTCGTCCTCGTGGAACGAGCAGGGGGTGCCGGCCGCTTCCTTGCGCACATTGCGCAGATGCGCGAAGTGGATCTTTGGCCCCATCCGCCCGATCATGCCGGGTAGATCATTATCCGGTCTTGCGCCGAGCGATCCCGTGCACAGTGTCGCGCCGTTGGCCGGGCTGTCGACTGCGTCCAGAATGGACCTGTAGTCGGCCTCGGTCGACATGACGCGCGGCAGGCCCAGCAGCGGAAACGGCGGGTCATCGGGGTGGCAGCAGAGACGCAGGCCGAGGCGTTCGGCCGTAGGCACGACCTCCGCCAGGAAATCGACGAAATGCTGGCGCAGGGTTGTTGCGTCGATGCGGTCGTAACTTGAGAGTTGAGCCGCGAGGCCGTCGAGAGACGTGTCTTCGGTCGAGCCGGGCAGGCCGGAATTGACGCTTCTTGCCAGAATCTTCCGCGCAACGTCATCCATTCGCGCGTATCGCCGTTCCGCCTCGGAGACAATCTTCGGCGTGTAATCGCCGCGCGCCCCTTGGCGTTTCAGGATATGGATGTCGAATGCGGCGAAGTCGATCAGATCGAAGCGCATGGTGGTGCCGCCATGCGGCAGGCGCCAGGCCAAGTCGGTGCGGGTCCAATCCAGCACGGGCATGAAATTGTAGCAGATGACCGAAATGCCGGCCCGCGCCAGGTTTTCCAGCGATGTCCTGTAGTTGGCAATATGGCTGCGCCATTCGCCGACCTGCGTCTTGATCGCTTCGGAAACCGGCAGGCTTTCGACAATCTCCCAGTTCAGATCGCTTGCGCTTGCATCCGGCAAAGACGCGACTTCGCGCTGGCGTCTTTCGATTTCGGCGGGCAGCCAGACCGAGCCGTGAGGAACGTGGTGAAGCGCCGAGACGATGCCTTGCGCCCCGGCTTGACGCGCATCCGCGATCGTCACCTTGTCGACTGGGCCGAACCAACGCCACACGTGTCTCATTCGAATACTCCGTAAAAAGGATCCCCGCGAGGCTGCCCGCCCGCGCATCCCGCCGCGACCGACCTGCTGCTTCTCTTCATCGGCTGCTATCAGATTCCGGTGTCGGCGCGAATGCCGATAGCGGCTGGCGTCAATCAACGCCAGCGCGAAATTTCCTGGCTAAAGCAGCGCTTCGTAAAGGTCCCCGATCTTTTCAACTTCGAAATCCGCTGCCCTGCTCTCCAGGATGGCGGCAGAAGTGGGGTGGTCCAGCATCTCAGCCATCGCCTTTGCCAGGGCCGCGGCATCGCCGACCGGCACCAAGGCGCCGAAACGACCGTCACCGAGAATCTCGCGCGGGCCATGCGGCGCATCTGTGGAGACTACGGGAATACCCGCAGCCATGGCCTCGACCAGCACATTGCCAAAGCCTTCGCTCGTCGAGGAAAGGACGAACAGATCGGCTGCGCCATAACAGGCCGCGGGGTCGTTGACGTAGCCGGCAAAGAGCACATCCGCGCCGATACCGGTTTCCTGGGCATAGGTGCGCAACTCGGCAGCCAGCGGGCCTTCGCCGAAGATGACAAGCCGAACGCGGCGGCCGGCGCGCAGGATAGCGAAGGCCTGGAGCAAGGTCCGATGATCCTTGACCGGCACCAGGCGCCCGGCGGTGGCGATGACCGGGCCATCGCCCATCGTCGCCAGCTTTGCCTGCCATGCATAGGAATCTTGCTGGAGCGCCGCAACCGGCGGCAGCGGGTTGTTTATGACGACAACCTTGGATTGAAGGCCGCGGGCCGCGATGTCTCGGCCGACACCGACTGAGACGGCGATGGCTTTGGTTGCGCGCGCTGCAACCAGCGCGGAAAGCCAGACCGCTATTCTCGCGCCAAGGCTGCTGGAAGGCAGTGAGGCCGCTGCGTGGAAGCTTGGAAAGAACCGCGCTCGGCTTCGCGCCAAGAGAAGCGCCAGCGCCACGACCAGATTGGCAAATTCGGGGGCGCTATAGACCGCATGGGGACCAAGGCGGCTGAACAAACGTGCGCTTCGCACGATGCCTTTCAGTGTCTCCCATTTGCCGTAACCCTCGCCCCGGATGGGAAGGTCGAAATCGACCATATGCACGGCAGGGGAGCGCAGCGCGGCGTTGGGTCCTTCGGCGTTCCAGGTAAAAAGTGTGACATCGTGCCCACGCGATGCCAATTCATTCGCCATGAGGACGAAGACACGCTCGGCGCCGCCGCCCCTGAGACTGGCAATATGAAAAACAATGCGCTTCGCCATGCCTGGATTCAGGCTCGGCTGACGTCGATGCCTGATCGGTTCGGCGGTTGGCGCACGTCGCGCACTATTCCCATGGCAAGGGCAAGCAGCATGCCTAGAGCAAAGCCAGCGAACGCTCCCAGGCCTGCCGTCAGCGGGGTGCGGGGCGGCCACGAGCGCCCCTTTGGCGGCACCGCGGTGGAAATCACCTGTACATTCGTGGTGTCGATCTGCTCGCGCTCGGTGATTTGGCGCGCGCGAGCCAGGAAGCTTTCATAGATCGTCCTCCTCGAGGCGGCATCGCGTTCAAGCTCACGCAGGGCGACCTGGGACTCGCTGTCGGTGAAAACATTGCTCTTCAGATCGTTCATTTTGGCGCTGAGAGAAGCCAACGAAGCGTTGGCCTTATCCAGGTTGGCTTTTGCCGTTCCGACCGTGCGGGAGAACTCCGCCCTGAGTTGAGAACTGACGGTTTCGAATTCTGTCCTCAGCCGGACAATCGTCGGGTGGCGCGGACCAAAGGTCATGGACTGCGAATCGATTTGCTGCCGCAAGCTATTTGCCTTGTCGCGCAGTGCTGCGAGTGCTGCCGAAACCGCGGGGTCAGGATTGGCTCCATTGACACCGGAAGCAACCAAGGCGTCGTAACTTGCCTGCGCAGCGATGACGCGCGATTGCGCCTGTCCAATTTCGCTATTGAGCTGCGTCATCGTCTGCGAACTGACAAGCTGGCCATTGCTGGAGGACAGGTTGTGGCTGCGCCTGTAGCTCTCGACCTTCTCTTCGGCCGCCTGCACGTCGCGCTTGAGTTGGCCGAGCCGGCCCTCAAGAGCAGCTGCGGCACGGCTGGCACCAGCAGCTTCGGCCTTGGCCAGTTCTTCCTGGAAAACCTTCACTATGGCTTGCGAGATCAGGATCGCCTTGCCGGTGGTTTCTGCCGACACCGAGAGGGTTGTGACGAACGAGGTTTCGTCTGCAGCGACGCTGACCCGCTCCACCAGGCTTTTCTGGGCGATAAGCTTCGGATCGGACTTGCCTCCACTCGCTGCACCACCAGACGTGGCGGCGCTCTGGTCCGGGTCGAAAAACTCCGGATCGTCGGCCAGACCGAGTTCGTCCACTACACGTGCAAGCACGTTGCCCGAGGTCAAGATGCGCTGCTTGCTGCGCGCGTTGAGCAGTTGGCTATCGACCTGGCCCGGTTGCGAGTAGAGATCGTTTTCCACAACCTGCAAATTGGCGGGATTGATGAGGATTTCTGTCGTAACGGTATAACGCTGTTTGCTCAGCAACCCATAGGCGGCTCCGACGACGCCGCCGGCCACTGCCAGCATCAATGCCACGACGAGCCCGGCACGCAGCCAGACAAACAGGCGTCGAAAATCGAGCTCAAGGACATCGCCGATTTTGTCAAGCGTCACCGTCGGGACAGGCTCGGGCGTGTGCGGAGTGACAGGGGCGGAGGTGCGTGCCATGACTGGGGCATCCTGTTGCAGCCTTGCCCTGCTGGCGCGCCGCGCATTGGCGATCCGCTCGAGTGCGCTGATATCGGAATCCGCCGCAGAGGGAGGGGTTGTGCCGGAAGCGGCGGACATGGTGCTAACTCTGGTTATTCGCTACGCGGGACAGCACTACAGAAAGATCGTTAATATCTCATTTTCCAAGTTGCCATATTTTGCCGCTTCGCGCACCGCGTCCGTTCGGCGGACCTCTGAATGGATCTCGTTGGCCAGAATGCCGTTTGAATACCCCGACTTGGATGGGCCATGAGCTATCCCGCTGCCGCATCGGAACGATTGTTGTCCAGCCAGGCGCGCCGTCAGAACGCACTGTCGCTTCTGTTTTTCCTATGCACAGCGTTCGCGTTCCTGCTCCGCTTCACGGTGTCACCGCAGATTATGAACATGGTCGTCGACTATACTGCCGACGGTGGCTCATTCTACGAGAAACTGCATTTCGGAACCTATGCTATCTTTCTGCTGCTTCCTTTCGTTCTTTTCAGCCGACCGTTTCTGCTGCAGGGCGACGAAATTGGAATATTCAAGGCATTGATGCTCTATTCCGCGCTGATTTTCGCGCTGGTGCCGTATCTGTTCATCACCGGCCGTGCGGGCTCCTCCGGGTTCATCATCGATACCTATCTGGTGGCGGGCGCCGCAGGCCTGTTGATGCTGGCCTTGAACGCGGAAGTGCGGCGGGCACTGGGCGACGTGGTGCTTGGAATGGTGATCCTCAGCGCCGTGATGGGCACGATCGAAGCGGTGACTCAACATCGATTTCTGCCTTACGGTCTGAACGAACTGCAGTTCAGGCCAATCGGCCTATCGGCGCACCCGCTGGCACTAGGCGCGCTCTGCGCCACAGCCATCGGGTTCGTGCCGCTGACGCGCTGGCGCATATGGGTGCGGGTGCTGGCGATCTTCGTATTGCTTATCGGTTGTGCTGCGTCAGGCGCTCGCGCCGCCCTGATGCTCGCTGCCGCAGAAACCCTCATTCTGCTGATGTTCGTGCCTTGGCCGCGCCTGACGCTCAAGCACCAGCGGCAGGCCAAGTCCGTGGTGCTGCTGTTCGCCCTGGCGGGCGGCGCAGTGCTGGTGGCCATTCTGTTTTCGGGCGGACTGCTGAACCGATTCGGCAACACGATCTTTGACGAAAATTTCATGGCTCGGGTGACGATCTACCAGGTGTTCGGACTTGTTAGCTGGAAAGACATCCTGTTTGGCATGAACGTCGACGACCTGCTGGCGATCGTCAACGAGAAGCTGCATCTGCCCTACATCGAGAGCGCGCCGGTGGTCATCATCATGCTCTTCGGCCTGCCCATAGCCGTGCTCTTTATCGCGCTGGTATTCTGGTTCATTTTTCGGCTGCTGCGCGCGGCGCCGCTGCCGGCATGGATCGGCACCATGACGTTCCTGCTTGCTGCGCTGTCGAACAACGCGCTCTCGTCAAAATCGCCGGAGATCGCGATCATCGTGGTGCTGCTGCTTGCCTATAGAAACGCGCCGTATAGAAAGCAGCCGAAGAGCATTTCTTCGGCCGCGGTTGCATCCGAGCCGAAACTGGATCGGCTCGACTAAGCGCAACCTCCGGACGCGTCAGCCGGCGCTATCCACAACCTCGACATTGCCTGCGCGGTTAAGCGTGTGAATGCCCGCGCGGAGCCATGCCGGCCCCGGGCCGATCGGGCGGGGTGGCGCAAAACGAACATCGAAATCGTCAAGCCGATCCAGCCGCATCAACCCGAGACCGCCGCCATAGGCTCTCGACCCGTTTTGCACCGGCAGAACCAGGGTGTCACCCTGGCGAATAAAGGTGCCGCCGGGCCGA
This window harbors:
- a CDS encoding VpsF family polysaccharide biosynthesis protein (VpsF, distantly related to oligosaccharide ligases, is encoded next to the probable flippase VpsE.), which codes for MSYPAAASERLLSSQARRQNALSLLFFLCTAFAFLLRFTVSPQIMNMVVDYTADGGSFYEKLHFGTYAIFLLLPFVLFSRPFLLQGDEIGIFKALMLYSALIFALVPYLFITGRAGSSGFIIDTYLVAGAAGLLMLALNAEVRRALGDVVLGMVILSAVMGTIEAVTQHRFLPYGLNELQFRPIGLSAHPLALGALCATAIGFVPLTRWRIWVRVLAIFVLLIGCAASGARAALMLAAAETLILLMFVPWPRLTLKHQRQAKSVVLLFALAGGAVLVAILFSGGLLNRFGNTIFDENFMARVTIYQVFGLVSWKDILFGMNVDDLLAIVNEKLHLPYIESAPVVIIMLFGLPIAVLFIALVFWFIFRLLRAAPLPAWIGTMTFLLAALSNNALSSKSPEIAIIVVLLLAYRNAPYRKQPKSISSAAVASEPKLDRLD
- a CDS encoding GumC family protein, which encodes MSAASGTTPPSAADSDISALERIANARRASRARLQQDAPVMARTSAPVTPHTPEPVPTVTLDKIGDVLELDFRRLFVWLRAGLVVALMLAVAGGVVGAAYGLLSKQRYTVTTEILINPANLQVVENDLYSQPGQVDSQLLNARSKQRILTSGNVLARVVDELGLADDPEFFDPDQSAATSGGAASGGKSDPKLIAQKSLVERVSVAADETSFVTTLSVSAETTGKAILISQAIVKVFQEELAKAEAAGASRAAAALEGRLGQLKRDVQAAEEKVESYRRSHNLSSSNGQLVSSQTMTQLNSEIGQAQSRVIAAQASYDALVASGVNGANPDPAVSAALAALRDKANSLRQQIDSQSMTFGPRHPTIVRLRTEFETVSSQLRAEFSRTVGTAKANLDKANASLASLSAKMNDLKSNVFTDSESQVALRELERDAASRRTIYESFLARARQITEREQIDTTNVQVISTAVPPKGRSWPPRTPLTAGLGAFAGFALGMLLALAMGIVRDVRQPPNRSGIDVSRA
- a CDS encoding glycosyltransferase produces the protein MAKRIVFHIASLRGGGAERVFVLMANELASRGHDVTLFTWNAEGPNAALRSPAVHMVDFDLPIRGEGYGKWETLKGIVRSARLFSRLGPHAVYSAPEFANLVVALALLLARSRARFFPSFHAAASLPSSSLGARIAVWLSALVAARATKAIAVSVGVGRDIAARGLQSKVVVINNPLPPVAALQQDSYAWQAKLATMGDGPVIATAGRLVPVKDHRTLLQAFAILRAGRRVRLVIFGEGPLAAELRTYAQETGIGADVLFAGYVNDPAACYGAADLFVLSSTSEGFGNVLVEAMAAGIPVVSTDAPHGPREILGDGRFGALVPVGDAAALAKAMAEMLDHPTSAAILESRAADFEVEKIGDLYEALL
- the uxuA gene encoding mannonate dehydratase, with the translated sequence MRHVWRWFGPVDKVTIADARQAGAQGIVSALHHVPHGSVWLPAEIERRQREVASLPDASASDLNWEIVESLPVSEAIKTQVGEWRSHIANYRTSLENLARAGISVICYNFMPVLDWTRTDLAWRLPHGGTTMRFDLIDFAAFDIHILKRQGARGDYTPKIVSEAERRYARMDDVARKILARSVNSGLPGSTEDTSLDGLAAQLSSYDRIDATTLRQHFVDFLAEVVPTAERLGLRLCCHPDDPPFPLLGLPRVMSTEADYRSILDAVDSPANGATLCTGSLGARPDNDLPGMIGRMGPKIHFAHLRNVRKEAAGTPCSFHEDEHLAGDTDMVAVVAALLREEARRKKEGRQDAVIPMRPDHGQDILDDLTRGAQPGYPAIGRLKGLAELRGVEHAIRKSTRA